In one Rhodococcus sp. B50 genomic region, the following are encoded:
- the thiM gene encoding hydroxyethylthiazole kinase: MTTTPTVDDLAATLDALRARTPLVHSLTNIVSANFLTNVLLAAGASNAHIDNAHEAGDFARIAGGVLVNLGTPFDETSVAFTRAAEAAHEAGTPWVLDPVGVGGLAWRTSLAADLLKFRPTAIRGNASEIIALAGLGGDTRGVDSADEAAAAVPAALALLDRAGAVSASGPVDHLVGRDRDGAIVGMRIAGGSAMLPRVTSTGCSLGGLVAAYLAVAETPLVGLAAAHAHVAVASEIAEENSTGPGSFAVAYLDALFAVDADTLRARARVEPFELPSKDTK, translated from the coding sequence GTGACCACGACCCCCACCGTCGACGATCTCGCCGCCACCCTCGACGCCCTGCGCGCGCGGACCCCGCTCGTGCACTCGCTGACCAACATCGTCTCGGCCAACTTCCTCACCAACGTGCTGCTCGCCGCAGGCGCCAGCAACGCGCACATCGACAATGCCCACGAGGCAGGCGATTTCGCGCGCATCGCCGGTGGAGTACTCGTCAACCTCGGCACGCCCTTCGACGAGACCTCGGTGGCCTTCACCCGTGCGGCCGAGGCCGCACACGAGGCCGGCACCCCGTGGGTCCTCGACCCCGTCGGCGTGGGCGGACTCGCGTGGCGCACCTCGCTCGCCGCCGACCTGCTGAAGTTCCGTCCCACCGCGATCCGCGGCAACGCCTCCGAGATCATCGCGCTGGCCGGCCTCGGCGGCGACACGCGCGGTGTCGACAGCGCCGACGAGGCCGCTGCCGCCGTGCCCGCCGCCCTGGCCCTGCTCGATCGCGCGGGCGCCGTGTCGGCCTCCGGTCCCGTCGACCATCTCGTCGGCCGTGACCGCGACGGTGCGATCGTCGGGATGCGCATCGCCGGTGGCAGCGCGATGCTGCCGCGCGTGACCTCCACCGGATGCTCCCTCGGCGGTCTCGTCGCGGCCTACCTCGCGGTCGCGGAGACCCCTCTCGTAGGCCTCGCAGCGGCCCATGCGCACGTCGCGGTGGCTTCCGAGATCGCCGAGGAGAACTCCACCGGCCCAGGCTCGTTCGCTGTCGCCTACCTCGACGCCCTGTTCGCTGTGGACGCCGACACGCTGCGCGCCCGCGCCCGCGTCGAGCCGTTCGAACTCCCCTCGAAGGACACGAAGTAA
- a CDS encoding LLM class flavin-dependent oxidoreductase gives MPIKTFWYLTQADGDYPWSPGGLYPVDGQRQIELARTIDGGGFEGALVATWPNDPFISATWAAAHTSRMKFLVAIYANMTPARLLAEKALTFDAFSGGRLMINSVNGRENILTQYDMNVEHDRRYELGEKYWDEFRRIYAEGTESNFPNTPLRIDAPANHSVPLWGTGDSPAGLQNAGKVLDAYLIMLRETSFVTQKFTAARESAAAEGREYTDFGALSGVIVRPNRDEAIERFRSLFEKAGIEQIQDVLDKAVRRRTHGKQDLTTFTARDAQRQGWVDTINAGKLPEPEDLYLGDGLYAGITAWSPLDIFATGSSAVYYVGNPDEITGHVRSLRDATGLTSLILAGWPLIDEAKNVAEHLIPRFDEL, from the coding sequence ATGCCCATCAAGACCTTCTGGTATCTCACCCAGGCCGACGGCGACTATCCCTGGAGTCCGGGCGGCTTGTACCCGGTGGACGGGCAGCGGCAGATCGAACTCGCCAGGACCATCGACGGCGGCGGCTTCGAGGGCGCGCTCGTCGCCACCTGGCCGAACGATCCGTTCATCTCCGCGACGTGGGCGGCCGCACACACCAGCCGGATGAAGTTCCTCGTCGCGATCTACGCGAACATGACGCCCGCGCGGCTGCTCGCCGAGAAGGCCCTGACCTTCGACGCGTTCAGCGGTGGCCGCCTGATGATCAACTCGGTCAACGGCCGGGAGAACATCCTCACCCAGTACGACATGAACGTCGAGCACGACCGGCGGTACGAGCTCGGGGAGAAGTACTGGGACGAATTCCGCCGGATCTACGCCGAGGGCACCGAGTCGAACTTCCCGAACACGCCGCTGCGCATCGATGCGCCGGCGAACCATTCGGTGCCTCTGTGGGGCACCGGCGACTCCCCCGCCGGCCTGCAGAACGCCGGCAAGGTCCTCGACGCCTACCTGATCATGTTGCGCGAGACCTCGTTCGTCACGCAGAAGTTCACCGCCGCACGCGAATCCGCTGCCGCGGAGGGACGCGAGTACACCGACTTCGGCGCGCTGTCGGGCGTGATCGTGCGCCCGAACCGGGACGAAGCGATCGAGCGGTTCCGGTCGCTGTTCGAGAAGGCCGGCATCGAGCAGATCCAGGACGTACTCGACAAGGCGGTCCGGCGCCGCACCCACGGCAAGCAGGATCTGACGACCTTCACTGCGCGCGACGCGCAGCGGCAGGGTTGGGTCGACACCATCAATGCCGGAAAGCTCCCCGAACCTGAGGACCTGTATCTCGGCGACGGCCTCTACGCGGGCATCACCGCGTGGTCACCGCTGGACATCTTCGCCACGGGATCCTCGGCCGTCTACTACGTCGGCAACCCCGACGAGATCACCGGCCACGTGCGCAGCCTGCGAGACGCGACCGGACTGACCTCCCTGATCCTCGCCGGATGGCCACTCATCGACGAGGCGAAGAACGTTGCGGAGCACCTGATTCCGCGTTTCGACGAACTCTGA